One Triticum dicoccoides isolate Atlit2015 ecotype Zavitan chromosome 3B, WEW_v2.0, whole genome shotgun sequence genomic window, TCACTGAGCATATATGATCACGATTTGAAAAATACTCCTTCCATGTACACAATGCGTATTTCGTTTGAAAAGATTATCTACATCTACAATACACAATACATACATTATGGAAACATATTTCATCATAGATGTAGTTATATTAATTTtgtattctagatattgatatttgtttctataaacttggtcaatctTAAAATGTTTGACTTAAGACAAGATTAAATGAGGGATGTAGTATGTGGTAAGAAAGTGCAAAACAAATTATTTTTGTTTCGATCAAAACACAGAAACAATTGGTAGCAACCTTCAGGTGTTTTCCCTTCTATTTTCGAAACAGAAACCCATAGCTTTGCAAGGATTACTGTGGTTGCAGCAGAGAAACATAATGCATTGGTAGGCTGCAGTTTGTTTTGGTTACAAGAGAGAAAATATGTGGTAAAGGAGGCGAAAATAAAATTGAGTTTTGGCTAAGTCTATTGAGAACTTGCACATTTCCAGTTTATGGCCACTATGCTACAACATTGCCACTACTACATCATTATTTAGTGCTGTTGCTACTGTTCAGTTGGCTCATGCCTGTGAAGGCCCACTGATAACCAAATGCCGCTCCTAAGGCAAGTATTAGTTGAGCTTGTTATGTGATACATACATACTAATTTTCTGTTGAAGGTATTTTTGTCATTGcactccatcattttctcttttatgTGCCTGGTCACGACTTCACTTAATAATTCAAGGACCTAGTTTATACCAAGGCGCGCTAAAGAACTTACCGTAGTCAATCCATGTAGGTATGCCTTCTGCGTTATGATTGAAACTGATGTACGGTATGGTTTACTATTGTTTTATCTGATGTTTACCCACATCTTTCAGTAAGTTGACATCCTTGTAACATGCAGTTTATGTATTTGCAACGACCTACAAACGAGACCAGGACAAGAAAAATGCTGagaccgcagcagcagcagcagctgcagcagcattGTCAGCCCCACCTGCTGCAGTTGCTAAGCATGCAGAGCCTGCTCCTCCGCCGAAAAGAGTACTCCCACCTTTATCCGAAGATGAGCAGCGCAAGGTCTACAAGTGGATGCTGGAAGAGAAGCGGAAGAGCAAACCACGTGACGCTGCTGAGAAGAGCAAAATCAATGAGGAGAAGGCTCTTCTCAAGGAGATCATCAGGGCAGAGTCTCTCCCTCGTTTGTGGTGATTTCATCAGTTCTCCTGCTGGCCTTGGATGTCTTTTCTCCCCCTGCAATTCCAGCAAGGGTATATTTTATTGTCAATCTAGCGCTGTTAGCTGGCACAAATAGTATGGCTTGGCGTGATGATACGTCGACATTTCGTAGCCAAATTTTTTGAGTAACTCCAGTCTCTAGGAAACGGTTGCCTTTTAGATGCAAAATTATGATGGTGGAGTCTATTCTGGAGATATTCTCGCGCACACTAAATGATTGCTCCAAAACCAAGGGGCTGTTTTGTTCGCGTAGCCTGTCTGGAGATGTGCTGAGCTTCAGTGCCATAACTGCACCTGCAGTTGGGCCAGTGACATGTGGGCCTAACAGATGGCTGGCCCACATGCCATTGACCCAACTGCAGGTGCAGTtacggcaccgaagcagcgtccgttTTTTGGTATCTAAGACTCACCTTCAGCCTTCAAGCCTCTGGATTTTGTTGCAATAATCAACGTTTATAGTACGATGACCCGTTGAGCATGCATTGAGCTCCTTTTACCTTGTGTACAAAGTTCATTAAACGTGCAGCTCATGGATAAAAAAAATGAGCGTTATTTTTTGTTGAACCGGTATGGGCCCTAGCCCATCAAGATCTGTCTCTTGGGCCCAAGCCCATCAAGATCTGTCTCTTGGGCCCAAGCCCATGAGAGGTGCTGACCTAGAAGAGGAGCCCCTCTTCCCCCTGTCCCGTGCAAGCCGCCACAGACACCAAACCCACGCGAGCGACCAGACACGAGAGTGAACCCTGTCTAAAGGTACCCCCCATGATTCAACATGGTATCAGATGCCGGTGACGGAGGGGCTTGAGGGCTGACGGGAAGGGGGCAGGCCACGACGGCAGAGGTGCGCTGGAGAGGACCAGCGGGGCTGCTGGCGGAGGTGCGCGCGGCGGCGCTGCCTTCTTTCGAGGAGAGGCGGCTGTGCGCGTGCTGCGAGCGCGCGACGCAAGGCACGTCAGGGCTGCTGCTGACGGTGCAGGGCCAATGGCTGGCGGAGGTGTTGgcgggaagaagaggaggaggaagaaggtggcGGCGGATTTGGGCTGCGTGCGAGTCAGGCTGAGGCAGGGAGCTGCTGCTGAACAGAGGAGGAAactgcagcagctgctgctgcctTCTGCTGTACCTGGAAGCTTGTTGAGCTGCTGGTGCTTGTGCGACTGCTTCTTGGTGCTGCGGTAGAGGAAGAAAGAGGGGTTGCCTGCTGGACTGCTCGTTCTGGAACAGGAAGAGCCTCGGCTGGACCGCTTGTGTGCTTTACAAAGATTTTTTTTCTCTATGGACTTGCTGTTGTGAGCTTGgtgttgtggtggtggtggtggtgctccttgGAAAGAAGACTCTCTGAGGCTGAGTTTTGTTGATGCTGCTTATCCCGCCAAATGATGGCTGAACCAACTGGTCTTGCCGAGGCTTTGGAGAAGCTCGCTAAGATCCTCGCGGAGTCAAACTTTGGGGCCATCGTTCCTCGACAGGAAGTGGCTCACAAGCTTGAAATGTCGCCCCTGGACATGAAGCTAGAGGGGGCAACAAATTATTTGAGCTGGTCCAGGAGGGCTTTGTGGGCTGTGGAGCAGAAGGAGCTTGATGGATATTTGTTGGGCACCGTCGTAGAACCAAGGGACAAGAGTAGTGCAGAGGGCAAGAGGTGGAAGGTTATCCACTCTGTACTTATGGTGTGGTTGTTGAACTCCGTGGTGCCCTCCATTCGACGCTCTGTGGAGTGGCTATCCTCACCTGCTGAGATATGGAAGATTCTGTCCACTCAATACTCTGGCAAGGGCAATGTCATGCTCATTGCTCAGATTGAGGACAAGATTAGGTTGCTGCGCCAAGATGATGGCATGTCAGTGATGACATACGTGGCAAAACTGCAGGCTCTGTGGGCTGACCAGGATAACTGCGATCCCCTGGAACTCTATGATGCGGCTTCAATTGAGTCAGGGCATAAGTGGATGGCACGCAGGCGTGTGCTAAATTTTTTGACTGGCCTCAAAGGTTGCTTTGATGGCAGGAAGGCTTCCATGTTGCACTAACCTAGTCTGCCTACCATTACTGAAGCTATTGCAGTGATGACTCAAGAGGAGGTGTGCCTATCCCTTTGAGCATGCAGACATGAAGGTTGTGCAAGCTTCGACATTTGCAGTCACTGAGCGCATGGAGTGGGGAGATCCCACCAAATGTCATATCTGTGGGGAGGTAGATCAGTGGAAGAGAGAATGTCCAACTCGTGGCAGAGGCAGGGGATATAACAGAGGGGGACCAGGCAGAGGTAGAAGTGCTAGATGCAGAGGTGGATACTCAGAGACCTCATAGGGCCAGGCTTCTAGAGGTAGAGGTGGCTACTCAGGACACTCAGGGGGTCAGAGGGCTCACATGGCCGTTGCAGGAGACACTGGGACGTCCAAAGGCAAAGATGTAGATGATGTTGTCTATGGAGACTTTGCTCATTGGGCCTCCACTGATGAAGGTAATCCGGAAAGAGCATCTCTTGCTACTAATGAGAGTGCTCCAGAGTGGGTTCTTGACTCTGGAGCATCTAAGCATGTTGCTAGTAACTCCTGTGTGTTCGAGTCTTACACTAAGCATCCTCCCTCTCACATGGGCACTATACAAACGGCTGATGGCACAAAACAACCAGTCATAGGGGTTGGTACAGTAAAGTGTACTCCGACCATTTCCCTATCATGTGCCACCTTTCCTATCAATTTGGTCTCTTTCAGTGCATTCATTGATCAAATGGACTGTCGTGTGATCCTTAACAAGTTCGATTGCTTGATACAGGTGTGACAGACGAGCCAGACGGTTGGGACTGGCACCAGGTGTAGGGGGCTCTGGTACATGGACCAGGAGGTGCAGACGGACTTGGTGTGTGCTGCGACCATGGAGGATAAGGAGAAGCAGGCGATGATCCATCACTGTAGGATGGGGCATGTATCTTTTGATAAGATGAGTAGAATATTTCCGGATGTTATGTGTGGAATAGGCAAAGGCAAGCTGACATGTGATGCTTGTGAATATGCAAAACACACATGGGCCTCATATGTGAGTAAGGGGCTCAGGAGCATATCTCCTTTTATGCTTATTCATTCGGATGTATGGACTAGCCCAGTGGTGTCAATGAATGGGAAGAAGTATTTTGCTACCTTTATTGACTGCTATTCTCGCATGACTTGGATTTACTTGATGCGTCACAAGGATGAGGTGTTTAGCTGTTTTCAGAACTTCCATGCTCTTGTAAAGAACCAGTTTCACGTACAGGTCAAGGTGCTCAGGACGGACAATGGAACGGAGTATGTGAACAACATTTTTGGGGCTTTCATGGCTGACCATGGGATTCTTCATCAAGCTTCATGTCCGGACACCCCCCTTAGAATGGAGTGGCCGAACGGAAGAATCGTCATGTTCTTGAGGTTGATCGGTCGTTGGTGTTTACCATGAATGTGCCTAAGTTCTTGTGGGATGATGCAGTTATGACagccacatacttgatcaaccGAACACCTTCCAGGATACTTGGCATGAAATCTCCGTCTGAGTTGATCGTTGGAGATAATAAGTTTGTTGTTCCCCCAAAGTTGTTTGGCAGTACCTGCTTTGTTCGTGATCACCGACCATCTGTTGGCAAGCTTGATCCTCGGGCAGTGAAGTGTGTCTTTCTGGGATACTCGTCTAGTCAGCAGGGGTATAAATGTTGGTGTCCCTCTGAAAAACGCAGGTTTGTAAGTATGGACGTTACATTCAGGGAGTCTGAGCCATTCTATGGTGACCCGACTGATCTCAGTCTGCTGTTTGCAGAGCTTGACCACCTACACCCTGTGCATGATGGTCAAGAGGGGGAGAATGATGTGTCTCATACTCACGGTGATTCTGTGGACATTAACACTGATAATGATGTGTAGGCTCAGGTTCAACCAATAGTGGGTACAATTCCGGTTAGTACCATCACTGATGATGATGTGCGGGCTCATGTCGAGCCAACTGTCGATACACTTAAGATTGGTGCTCTCCAGGTTCCTGTTCAGGATCGATGGCAGACAATACCCTGGTGTACTCTCGGCGGCAACCACAAGTGCAGGGGGAGCAGCAAGGCAGGGAGGCAAGAGTGCAAGGGGAGCAGCAAGGCAGTGAGGCAAGAGTGCATGGGGAGCAGCAAGGAGGCAAGATCATCTGACACAGTGGAGCTGCTCATTGCGTTGCGAAAACCTACACGTGAAGGGACAAGGAAGGGTGAGGTAGCAAGGAAGGCTCTGCCAAAGGATGATGCTTGTGATGTCCTTGATATTGGCAATTTTGTGTCTTACAAGGCTTTATTACCTTCATATAAGGCGTTTGTTGCCTCTCTGCAAACTGTGTCTATCGCTAAGGATTGGAAGGCTGCaaagcaagatccgaagtggcgtgAATCGATGATACAGGAGTTAGAAGCATTAAAAAAACAAGACATGGGTGCTAACCACATTGCGGGCAGGAAAGAAAGTAGTCAGTTGTAAGTGGATTTTTACCGTGAAGCAGAATACCGAGGGCAAGGTGGAACGGTATAAGGCTAGATTGGTCGCGAGAGGATATAGTCAAACTTATGGAATTCactatgatgagacatttgctccaGTTGCAAAGATGAACACGGTACGGGTATTGGTTTCGTGTGCTGCAAACTTTGGGTGGAAATTGCACCAGTtagatgtcaagaatgccttcttACATGGTGACTTGAAAGAATAGGTATACATGGAGATACCGCCAGGTTTTGGCACAGAACAGACTATGGGGAAGGTATGCAGGCTGAAGAAATCCTTATATGGTCTGAAGCAATCGCCGAGGGCATGGTTTGATAGGTTCAGACGAGCTGTTTGGTATATGGGGTATGGCCAATGTAATGGTGATCACACGGCGTTCTATAGACACACTAATAAGAAGATCACCATTGTTGCagtgtatgttgatgatatcatcatcACCGGAGATGATGATGAGGAAATAAAGAGAGTGAAGGGGTGTCTGAGCAAGGAGTTTGaggttgaaagatcgtggatgtcgcctagaggggggggggtgaataggctttttaaaataattacagtttaggcttgaacaaatgcggaataaacctagcggttaatttgtcaagcacaaaacctaaaacaactaggctcacctatgtgcaccaacaacttatgctaagcaatataagcaactatgtgatagcaagatatatgacaaagaacaatatgactatcacaaagtaaagtgcataagtaaagggctcgggtaggaTATAACCGAGGCATGcgaagacgacgatgtatcccgaagttcacacccttgcggatgctaatctccgtttggagcggtgtggaggcacaatgctcctcaagaagccactagggccaccgtaatctcctcacgccctcgcacaatgcaagatgccgtgattccactaagggacccttgagggcggtcaccgaacccgtacaaatggcgacccttgggggcggtcaccgaacccgtacactttggcaacccttgggggcggtcaccggtacccgtcaaattgctcggtgcgatctccacaacctaattggagaccccgacgcttgcccggagctttacaccacaatgattgagctccgaacaccaccaaccgtctagggcgcccaagcacccaagatgaacaagctcaagggcaccaagcacccaagagtaataagcttctcaacttgtaacttccacgtatcacgtggagaactcaaaccgatgcaccaaatgcaatggcaagggcacacggagtgcccaagtccttctctcccaaatcccaccaaagcgactaatgctagggaggaaaatgagagtaaGAACGaaggaagaacacgaagaactccaagatctagatccaaggggttcccctcacttagaggagaaagtgattggtggaaacatggatctagatctcctctctcttttccctcaagaactagcaagaaacattggagggattgagagttagcaagctcaaagaaggtcaacaatgggggaagaacacgagctcaagggattaggttcattggggaagaagacccccttttataagaggggaaaaatccaaccgttaccccactgtacatccccgcacagagcggtactaccgctagggcagggcagtactaccgctgagagcggtactaccgctcccacccagCGGTACTATCGCGCTGACGAGGAAGACATGGCcgtggccccagagcggtactaccacgggagtaagagcggtactaccgcttggagcggtactaccgccactactaccgctcctagtaccgcgaaacccgacacgaaaaacatcggtctcgaatcgaggcggtaccagcgcggaaccggagccgtactaccgcttatggccatgggcggtactaccgctgtgggacagcggtactaccgcttgtggcgataagcggtactaccgctccggccccgcggtactaccgctggcgccaaCCTTATGCCACAACCACAAAAACAAAGAAtactccaaggaaaaccagaactgccataacttcttcatatgagctccgaattgagcaaactcaagcttgttgggtagagcaagacgagtagcatcaaaacagcgaagaggcaggggaggtatgcttagcaaacaaaggagtgaaacccccaaccgagaagaaccggcataccctccaacatcgaaaacatcatagaagatgcatgtgaagtccgttttcgatgaactcgagcttgtcataaaaatgaccataagctccaaatctcacaagaagaaccaaacaagaaccaaaaagatgatgcaaggatgcaatggtttgagctctctacgaacgatacgatcaagcaactcatcgagagccccccttgatagtacggcaatcgatcctataacccggtctcccacaactaccgtgagaccggtaaaatagaaaacctattaagggaaaacctttgccttgcacatgatccacttgagctagatgatgacgatcttctcctcctcaagatggaccacctttcttgattgcgttggctcgatgaagactagtagattgctcccccatactccactatgggtgagccactcttctgcacatcttcacaagtccattgtcgccacaatggatggcaagcttcaagcatatgatctcttcatgatgatcctacttgaacttgcacaccgcaacctaaccccacaaagaactctcacgaagaccatgcttaccataccatgggatcgcttgatccctctcggtacatcttctatgctttgtgtgttgatcaacttgattcattctttgacttagtcttgatcaaccttgaatctttccaactctcttcatttggatgatgtcttgaaggtaaacatgaatgatcacacactcttcttcttcaagacatgcttgctatAAGCTCAATACTCataagaccaatctttggataattccttaatcgcaccttggtcatcacaaactctccttgaaaccaacgaatggactccaagaaaagcctatggacaaacccttcaaatataactcaaggcaaccattagtccatagagattgtcatcaattgccaaaaccaaacatgggggcaccgcatgttctttcagaggTAAAAGACTTGGGAAATCTAAAGTACTTCCTTGGCATAGAAGTGGCTCGGACAAAGAAGGGAATATCTTTGTGCCAACGAAAATACACCTTGGATCTTTTGAGTGACATGGGCATGATGGGATGTCGTGCAGCCCCTACTCCGATTGAACAAAATCATCAAGTAATAGCACAATCAGGTGAGCTAGTGAATAAGAAAGATTATCAGAAGCTGGTTGGGAGGTTATTGTACTTGTGTCATACCAGGCCTGACATTATGTATGTCGTGGGGGTGGTGAGCAGATACATGCATGAACCAAGGAGTGGGCATCTTGATATTGTTCACAGAATCCTGAGATACTTGAAGGGGACTCCGGGTAAAGGGTTGTGGTTTACGAAGAGTGGACATCTTGAGGTGGATGGCTATAGTGACTCTGGTTGGGCTAGCTGTCAAGATGATAGACGATCAACTTCAGTCTActgtgtgtttgtgggaggaaattTGGTGTCATGGAGAAGCAAGAAACAGAATGTTGTGTGTAGATCAACAGCAGAAGCTGAATATAGAGCATTATCTCAAGGGTTGTGTGATATGCTCTGGGTGAAGCACCTACTATGCGAGTTGAAACTCTTGAGGAAGGGACCCTTAAGGGTGTGGTGTGACAATCAGTCAGCTATAGCCATTGCTAATAACCCAGTTCAACATGATAGGACGAAGCATGTGGAAATTGATCGCTTCTTTATTAAAGAGAAACTTGATGATGGGATCATCAGCCTTACTCATGTCAGCTCTGGGCAGCAGTTTGCAGATTGCTTGACAAAGGGACTGGGAACAAAGGACTGTAACTTGGCGTGTGACAAGATGGGGATGATAAATATCTACcacccatcttgagggggagtgttgaaccgGTATGGGCCCTAGCCCATCAAGATCTGTCTCTTGGGCCCAAGCCCATGAGAGGTGCTAACCTAGAAGAGGAGCCCCTCTTCCCCCTGTCCCGTGCAAGCCGCCACAGACACCGAACCCACGCGAGCGACCAGACACGAGAGCGAACCCCGTCTGAAGGTACCCCCCCNNNNNNNNNNNNNCCCCGATTCAACATTTTTAATGAAAAATAGGcatgcaagtgtgtgttgtttacgTGCTTATTATTTTTCTAAAAATGAAAAAGTGGGTTTTGCGCCTTGGTAAACAACACAAGTTTAATAACTAATAAAGCTGCTATTTTTTGAGTAAAATAAAGCTGTTTTTGTAAgcataaatatatatttttcttttagaaccaacttgtggttggatggttaggaggactccCTTGGTCGACTTGGGTGCATTCTCGACCCACTTGTAGTGCTCACACCTTACACATCTGCTTCCGTTTTCGTGACTCGCGCTTTAGCCTTGGGCCATCGGGTTGGTTCTCTTTCCTTAGGGACCATCGTGGTTTGTGGCCATCGAAATTCATGGCTGCCGAAGATTGCGAGTGGCATGCTCGCTATGCTTTAGGACTTTTGTGTGGGTGTGGTGTCTGTCTTTGCCTATCTTGACAGTGGGGAGATCTTTAGTCCTTCGTTGCACATAGGAATTTGCGTTGGATCATCCCTTCAAGGGGAGACCTTTAGTTAGCGACATCCCTCTTGGCTTAGCATAAGGGTTTTTGGGGCATGCTCTATTGTAGGGTGCCGCTTAATTGTGTCAGAGATCTAGATTGTGATGCTAATATGAGATATATCGATGTGAATGGCCCTTGGAGGATTTTTAGGATCTGCCACCGAATTCTCAAGTTTGTGAGAAAGGAGGATACATGCCTTGCCTATGCATTTTTTGAGAGCCGTGCGTAGGGGGCTCAAGCATAGAACATACAGGGCTTGTCACTGTTCCAGGCATGGCTGAGATGACCTTGCATGTTGGCGAGGCAATACGCCCTGGAGCCTAGTATGGTGGAGATGTGGTATGTCATCCCACTTGGTTTGTATCTTTCCTTGAAGCTTGAGGTTGAGAACATTCTTGAGGACGAGGTCTCCTTGGAGGAAAGCCCGTGGCCTCACTCGAGAGTTGTAGAAGCGCGTAGCGCTCTACTTGTAGGCCGCGTGCTTTACCAAAGCTTTGTTGTGAGCAATCTTGGTTAGATGGAGCTCGTCTtggcaagttgttgttcagctcgtTATTTGGAGGCATTGCTTTGTGAAGACTCCCCATGCGAAAAGAGCAATACTCGAGTTTTGCCAATAGAACAACTTTGGCGTCCTAAACAAGGGAAAACTGCGTTTGGCCCGTGGAGCAGCCGGTGGTAGTTCGCAGGCCCTAGAATACACTGAGTAGCTGGTCTGCCCATCTTCCTTTGCGCTTGACATTGTTTATGAGCCCATTTACTCTTTCAACAAGGTTGTTGCTCTTGGGGTAGGCGACGAAGGCGAAGCGCATGGGTCTCAATTGAGTCACAAAATTCCTGAAATGATAGTGTCAAATTAGATCCCATAATCCATAGTTTTCTCTTGAAGGACGCTTTAGTAGCATATGATGTTCTTCCAAATTAAGTCTTGCATGGCTTGCGCTTGATAGTGACGAGTGGCCCAGCCTACGGTTGAAACTTGGCTCTAGGGGGTGACTCTTGAGTTTATTCAAGTGGGAGTGAATGTGCTACTTCCTCCATCTCGGtgtatagggcgtgcacgtagttctaggtcatcgatttaacTAACCAAATATGCGTCCTATTTCatcaaaagtatatcattggattctcaagaggatgtagtttctaaacatatatttttcatcacatataatacatatttaattagttacattaacaacctagaactatgtgcatgccctataaattgagacggagggagtacatgcccaTGCACGGCTATTTATATCATACAGGTCCTTGACAAATGACGAAGGCCATCCTTGAGATGATGAGATGGGAGAATAGAACCAAGTAATCTCTGGTCCCTTAGTCCACTGGCTTCTACTTGGGCTAGGAGGGGGATTCCCTCCACTATTTTTTTAGGTGAATTCCCTCCACTATATGGAGACCTTCTTCTGgggattgggcttctttgctcctTTGCCTCCACCTTTGACTTGTTCTTTTATTTGCTCTTCTTCATTTGACTTGCTCACCATGAAAACTTGCTTGGACTTCTATGGACCAGATTGGTGAAAGTGCATATAGTCccaatgtgtggttttggtaattaataacaatctctatggactaatttgTTTCATTGAGATGTATTTAAAGGAGAGTTTCATAGGCAAATGTATGAAGAAGATCGTATGGATTTAGAATGAATGCCATCAACATCAAGATGTGCATCAAGATCATTGAGTTCTAGtgatgaagatcaagaagaagcaAAGTAAATGGAGTTCGAGGCATCAAGATTAAGCTCTATGATTGAATCAAGTATAATCAATATGAAATCCATGTGATGTACAAGATGTGATCAAATTGGAGTTCAATGGAGGAACTCAAGTATTGTCATGCTTGGATTTATGAGTTGGTCTATGAAGGATCAAGATCTTGAGagaatgattaaatataataagccTATTATGGCTTGAATATGAGATCATGATGAGTTTGTTGAGTCATGGTTGGTCAAGTGTTGAAGCAAgtaattcaagtgaagaattcattgCGCCTCTTAAAAGCATGTGATGGATAATGAACAAGACCATGTGATGACCAATATGATACTCATGTAGAAACTCAATATGGTCACAAGAGAATTGAGATATTGGTCATCACTTCTTGAAGCTGATGGGAAGAGTTCAATATGGCTTTCAAGACATCAAGATAGATCATGGAGTAACGATGAAGGTTTACCAAGATAAATATCAAAGATTGATTTACCACATGGGATACTTGTGGTATGGTAAGAAATTATGAATTGCGCTTTGTGGGCTAACTCATCTTAATTGAGCTTTTGTCCAAGCAAAAATCTGACTGTCAACAAAATGCAATTTGGAGCTCAGGCTCTTTGAGCTCCTTTTCAGAAGAAGAGATCAAAAATAAAATTTTGAAGATCCAATTTTACTTTTTTGGAACCACATCCATGTGTAGTATTAGCAGAATATCGATCTACAAAAAAGAGACAAATTCATTTGTTATTTAAAAACCCATGATTTTGTCTTTTATTTGTATAGCTTGCATGTTAAAGTATCTCATATCAATACATTCATATGTACATGTGGGATTGTTTTCAGAAATTATTACACTTTGGATGTGATTTTTTTAAAATGAAAATTTCAGTCCTCACAGCCCGAGGTCCAAAACACCTCTCTATAATAGTTCCACATATTTTACAGCATACTTTTACAACTATTTAGTTAATAAAATAACGCAAACCTAAAGCCTTGCAATGCTTTATTGCTTATTACATCCTGGGACTAAGAAGTAGAATGACCATGATCTAGAATTGCGTTGTTCGGAGGGGAGCTTCTGTAAAGCAGAACTGTTGTACAAAATCCTACAGCAGAAATCCATCAGAATTCATTGATCTTCTAGCGTGGTATCCCTGGCCTGCCAAATCAATCATCGCAGTGAAATTAAAGGCGCTGTCAAACCAGAAGTGATACTGCATAGAACGACATAT contains:
- the LOC119276148 gene encoding uncharacterized protein LOC119276148, with the protein product MATPGKPDPAAVPPKAPQPQPQPPVKGAIMRRVFPFLLATNLFIGVYVFATTYKRDQDKKNAETAAAAAAAAALSAPPAAVAKHAEPAPPPKRVLPPLSEDEQRKVYKWMLEEKRKSKPRDAAEKSKINEEKALLKEIIRAESLPRLW